The Gemmatimonas phototrophica region GTTCACCTTTGGCCACCCCATCCTTGAACTTGCCGAACATGAGCCGGTTGTTGGTGCACGGCGCAACCTGCGTGAAGAAGTTGCGCCCTTCGGCGGAGGCCACGGGGACGCCGGCCATTTCCGATTCCCAGCGATTGTAGAGCTTGATCACACCCGCATCATCCACCTGCACAATGCCGAAGGGCTGGGCATCGGCGTTGGGGCGATCCACTGAGGGAATCTGGGCAATGAACTGTGAAGGTACGAAGGACATGAGAACACTCCTCGAATTGAACGACGGTTTGAGTGGAATCGAAGCCGGAGCGGCTGGACTCAGGAGAAGGATTGATCGACGAGCGCGTTGACGAGTTCGCGGGCGCGACGTTTGGCAGAGCTTACGTCGTGGGCGGCACGGTCAAGCTGTTCTGCGAGGTCGTTCCGCTCTTCAAGGAGGGACGCCACCTGCGCTTCGAGGCTCTGGACCATCTCGATCGCTTCGAGATGTCCGTATGCGGCGGTTGCCCGCTCGTCATACAACGCGTGCAACTGCTCGGTGAGACTGCCCAGCGTTTCGGAGAGCGCGGCATGGTCTCCCGCCGGCGCGCTGCTTGCCTCGGGGTGGCCATGTTCACGCGCTTCGTAGAACTCGCCCAATTGGGCGGCGAGGCTTTCCACGCTGCTGCGGAGCTCCGCAATCGTGCGTGCACTCAGGCGCTGTTTGTCTTCATACAGCGCGGTAAGGGCTTCGTCGGGGGCAGCCTGTTGCCAGGACTGTTCCTTCTCCTCGTAGAGACTGACGAGTTGGGCTTCCAGATTCCCAAGCATCTCCCGGAGCGCTTCCAGCGACTCCGGAGCGCTCGCTGAGAGCGCGTGTCGAATGTCCAGGGCCAAGTGGCACCTCGGGACGGGCGTTGGGGGCGAGTACCAGCCCGCGCTCCGTATATCTCAGGGCGCGACGCTGGACCATTGGGCCGCCGCGTCGCGATCCGTATGCAGTGTGGTCTCGTCTCGTTGATGTAGGACTAAAGGGCAGGTGGTGTCACGATATGAACAACGACGTTTTAGACTTCCGGTTCTATGAAATCGGACGCTAAGGTGTTCAATCGCAATACTTTGTATGGCAACTATCGGTGGGGGCGAACGAGGGCTGAAACCGGACGCCACGGCGAGCGTAGGTTCTGTCATGTTCGCGCTCTCGTTGCTCGCGCTCGCCTTGGTGACGGGGCTCTTGTTGGTCCCGCTGGGGCTGCCAGGGCTGTGGGTCATGCTGGGGGCCACGCTGGTGTACTGGATGGCGGTCCCGGCAGGGAGCGTAGGGCTGGTCACGCTACTGGTGGTCTCGGCGTTGGTGATCGCGGCTGAAGTGGTGGAGTTCACGGTGGCCGGGAGCTACGCCCGCAAGTACGGGGGGTCCCGGCGGGCGTCGTGGGGCGCCATTGGCGGCGGGATTATCGGGGCCTTTGTGGGCGTCCCGGTGCCAGTGCTGGGCAGCATGGTCGGGGCCTTTGCCGGGGCCTTCGCCGGCGCCTTGCTGGCCGAACTCACGGTCCCCAGAGAACGGCGCGGCGAGCCGGTCACGGTGGCCAAGGGGGCGCTGCTGGGGCGCGTGGCGGCGGCGGCCATGAAGGTGGGCTTCGGGTTGGCGATCGTCGTGTGGGTCGGAGCGGCGGCGCTGGTGGGGCGGCTGTCGGGGACGGGGTGAAATCCCGTTCGGATTGCGCTCACGTCATTGATTCAGGCCCTCTTCTGCCTAGATTTGCACAACGCCCCGCGGATCGTCCGCGGGGCGTTTTTTGTGCGCGGCCGACCAGGTCGCCGGAGAGCTGATCGCATGTTCGATTCGAAGACGCGCACCGTCGTGGTGGTAGGCGCGCAGTGGGGCGACGAGGGCAAGGGCAAGCTGGTGGACGTGCTGGCCGAACAGGCCGACTGGGTGGTGCGCTATCAGGGCGGCGCCAACGCCGGGCACACCGTCCACATCGGCGACAAGTCGTTCATCCTGCACCAGATCCCCAGTGGCATCCTGCACCCCGGGGTGCGCTGTGCCATTGGCAACGGCGTCGTGATGGACCCCGAGACGTTGTTCACGGAAGTGGACGAGCTGGTGGAGGACGGCGTGGATGTGGAGGGGCGCTTGTATGTGAGCGAGCGCGCGCATCTCGTCATGCCGTACCACAAGCTGGTGGATAAGGCGAGCGCGGCCAGCAAGGCGATTGGCACCACCGGACGCGGCATTGGGCCGGCGTACGAGGACAAGGTGGCGCGCCGCGGCGTGCGGGTGCTGGATTTGCGCAACGTCGAGCGCCTGCGCGAACTGGTCACGTCGGGAGTTGAGCGCGCGAACGCGCAGCTCGAACGTTCCGGCAGCGACGTGCGGGCCAGTGTGGACGACACGATGGCGACGCTGGGCGCCTTGGCGCCGCGGTTGCTCGGGCTGGCGGACGATGTGGGGCTGTGCGTCCATCGCGCCATCAAGAGCGGGGCGGCGGTCTTGCTGGAAGGCGCCCAGGGATCGCTGCTCGATATCGATCACGGCACGTATCCGTTTGTGACGTCGAGCAACACCACGGTTGGTGGCGCGGCCACGGGCGTGGGCATTTCGCCCATGGCGCTCAACGCGGCGCTGGGCGTGGTGAAGGCGTATACCACGCGCGTCGGCAACGGCCCGCTGCCCACGGAACTCGAAGAGCCCCTGCACAGCCATGTGCGTCAGCTGGGGCATGAGTTCGGGGCCACGACGGGACGTCCGCGCCGCTGTGGGTGGTTTGACGGGGTGGTGGTGCGCTACGCCGCGCGCGTGAACGGCCTTACCGGGCTGGCCATCACCAAGCTTGACGTCCTGGATACGCTGGAGCAGCTGGCGGTGTGCACGGGCTACAAGGTGGGAGACGAAGTGTTCACGGAGTTCCCGGCCGACCTCGCGGTGCTGGAGAAGGCGGAGCCCATCTACGAGTGGTTCCCGGGGTGGCAGCAGTCCACGCAGGACGCGCGGACGCTGGCCGACCTGCCGGCGGCGGCGCGGGCCTATCTGGATCGTCTCGAGCAGCTGTGTGAAACGCCCATCGCCTACGTGAGCGTGGGGACGCGCCGGGATCAGATCATTCCTGTCGCGCAGGCGTAAGGCATTCGTGTCGGACGTGACCGGGTCAGCGACGGAAGGACGCGCGCCGTCGGCGCACCCGGTGGTGGATGAGGTCGTTGATGTCGCGGTGGTGGGGGCTGGCCCGTGTGGGCTGGCGGCCGCCATCGCGGCGCAACGGGCCGGGTTGCGGGCGGTGGTGCTCGACCGGGGCTGCCTGGTGAATGGCATCGCCAGCTACCCCACCTACATGTCGTTCTTTTCCACCGCCGAACGGATCAGCATTGGCGGGGTGCCGTTCATTGTCGCCACCGACAAGCCCACGCGTCGGGATGCCCTCGCGTACTACCGCGGAGTGGCCGACGTGTACGATCTCGACGTGCGGCAGTACGAGCGTGTGGAGACGCTCCAGTCGCTTCCCGCCGGGGTTGAGGCACCGTCCGCCCCCGGGGGGGCGTCGCATCGCGCCCCCCGCTGGCTGCTGCGTTCGGTGCAGCGCACCGGCGGTGTGCGTCAGGTGGCCACCCACGCGGTGGTCATTGCCACGGGGTACTTCGGTCGTCCCAACCGGCTCGGCGTTCCCGGGGAGTCATTGCCCCACGTGCAGCACGGGTACGTGGAAGGGCACTCGGCGTGGCGCGAGCCCGTGGTCATCGTGGGCGGAGCCAATTCGGCCGTGGATGCGGCGCTCGACATGTACCGCGCCGGGGCTCGGGTCACCATGGTGCATTTTGGCGACACGCTGGACAGCAACGTGAAGCCCTGGGTACGCCCCGACATTGAGGCGCGGCTGCGCGAAGGCACGATTGGGGCGCGTTTCGGTGCGCGCGTCGTGGCCATCGAGCCGGACGCCGTCGTGGTGCGGGGACCGCAGGGGGACGAGCGGCTTCCGGCGACGCAGGTGTACACCATGACCGGCTATCTTCCGGAGACCGGGCTGCTGGAGCAGATCGGGGTGCCCATCGACCCCGACTCGGGTATTCCCGCCCACGATCCGCTCACCATGGCCACGCCATTCCCCGGCGTCTACCTTGCGGGAGTCATAGCCTCGGGCAACCAGGCGAATCGTATTTTCATCGAGAATGGCCGCGATCACGGCGATGCGATCGTGGCTCACCTGCAGTCTTCGTGGCGCTGACGCGTTACGGTCCACCTGTTCCCCTCTTTCGTATGAGCTATCCCGATGTGATGGACAAGCTGGTGTCGCTGTGCAAGCGTCGCGGCTTCATCTTCCAGTCGTCCGAAATTTATGGCGGCACGGGATCGGTGTGGGACTACGGTCCATTGGGTGTGGAACTCAAGAAGAACATCAAGGATCGCTGGTGGAACGCGATGGTGCGTTCGCGCGACGACATTGAAGGGTTGGATGCGGCCATTCTGATGCACCCGCGCACCTGGGAAGCCTCGGGGCACGTGGCCGGGTTCGTGGACCCGCTGGTGGACTGCAAGACCTGCAAGGGGCGGTTCCGCGCCGACAAGCTGGAAGACGCGAAGTGTCCGCAGAAGCCCAGCAAGCAGCCCGGGCAGCATGACGCCTGCGCGCTGACGGAGGCGCGGCAGTTCAATCTGATGTTCAAGACGCACATGGGCGCGCTGGAGGAAAGCGCGAGCATTGTGTATCTGCGTCCCGAAACGGCGCAGGGCATCTTCGTGAACTTCCTCAATGTGCAGCAGTCGATGCGCCAGAAAGTGCCGTTCGGCATTGCGCAGATCGGCAAGGCGTTCCGCAACGAAATCACGCCCGGCAACTTCATTTTCCGCACGCGCGAGTTCGAGCAGATGGAGATGCAGTTCTTCGTCGAACCGGGCACGGATATGGAGTGGTTCGAGCAGTGGAAGGCGCTGCGCATGCAGTGGCACCTTGATCTCGGGCTGTCGCCTGAGCGCCTCGAGTTCCACCAGCACAGCGCTGGTGAACTGGCGCACTATGCGCGTGCGGCGTTCGACGTGACGTTCGATTTTGGCGGGACGCTGGGCTTTCAGGAAATCGAAGGCGTGCACAATCGTGGCGACTTCGACCTCACGCAGCACCAGACGTTCTCGAGCAAGAAGCTCGAGTACTTCGATCAGGTGGGGAACAAGCGCTACGTGCCCTACGTGATTGAGACGTCGGTGGGCGCCGACCGCGTGACGTTGGCGGCGCTGGTGAACGCGTATCGCGAAGAAGCGGTGGAAGGGGAAGCGGAAGGTCGCGTGGTGCTTGGGCTGAACCCCGCCATCGCGCCCATCAAGGCGGCCATCTTCCCGCTCACCAAGAAGGACGGCCAGCC contains the following coding sequences:
- a CDS encoding photoactive yellow protein, encoding MSFVPSQFIAQIPSVDRPNADAQPFGIVQVDDAGVIKLYNRWESEMAGVPVASAEGRNFFTQVAPCTNNRLMFGKFKDGVAKGELDSEFNYTFTYKMKPTNVQIRLFRHAPSATNWVLVGLRAA
- a CDS encoding DUF456 domain-containing protein gives rise to the protein MFALSLLALALVTGLLLVPLGLPGLWVMLGATLVYWMAVPAGSVGLVTLLVVSALVIAAEVVEFTVAGSYARKYGGSRRASWGAIGGGIIGAFVGVPVPVLGSMVGAFAGAFAGALLAELTVPRERRGEPVTVAKGALLGRVAAAAMKVGFGLAIVVWVGAAALVGRLSGTG
- a CDS encoding adenylosuccinate synthase; translated protein: MFDSKTRTVVVVGAQWGDEGKGKLVDVLAEQADWVVRYQGGANAGHTVHIGDKSFILHQIPSGILHPGVRCAIGNGVVMDPETLFTEVDELVEDGVDVEGRLYVSERAHLVMPYHKLVDKASAASKAIGTTGRGIGPAYEDKVARRGVRVLDLRNVERLRELVTSGVERANAQLERSGSDVRASVDDTMATLGALAPRLLGLADDVGLCVHRAIKSGAAVLLEGAQGSLLDIDHGTYPFVTSSNTTVGGAATGVGISPMALNAALGVVKAYTTRVGNGPLPTELEEPLHSHVRQLGHEFGATTGRPRRCGWFDGVVVRYAARVNGLTGLAITKLDVLDTLEQLAVCTGYKVGDEVFTEFPADLAVLEKAEPIYEWFPGWQQSTQDARTLADLPAAARAYLDRLEQLCETPIAYVSVGTRRDQIIPVAQA
- a CDS encoding YpdA family putative bacillithiol disulfide reductase, with product MTGSATEGRAPSAHPVVDEVVDVAVVGAGPCGLAAAIAAQRAGLRAVVLDRGCLVNGIASYPTYMSFFSTAERISIGGVPFIVATDKPTRRDALAYYRGVADVYDLDVRQYERVETLQSLPAGVEAPSAPGGASHRAPRWLLRSVQRTGGVRQVATHAVVIATGYFGRPNRLGVPGESLPHVQHGYVEGHSAWREPVVIVGGANSAVDAALDMYRAGARVTMVHFGDTLDSNVKPWVRPDIEARLREGTIGARFGARVVAIEPDAVVVRGPQGDERLPATQVYTMTGYLPETGLLEQIGVPIDPDSGIPAHDPLTMATPFPGVYLAGVIASGNQANRIFIENGRDHGDAIVAHLQSSWR
- a CDS encoding glycine--tRNA ligase, which codes for MSYPDVMDKLVSLCKRRGFIFQSSEIYGGTGSVWDYGPLGVELKKNIKDRWWNAMVRSRDDIEGLDAAILMHPRTWEASGHVAGFVDPLVDCKTCKGRFRADKLEDAKCPQKPSKQPGQHDACALTEARQFNLMFKTHMGALEESASIVYLRPETAQGIFVNFLNVQQSMRQKVPFGIAQIGKAFRNEITPGNFIFRTREFEQMEMQFFVEPGTDMEWFEQWKALRMQWHLDLGLSPERLEFHQHSAGELAHYARAAFDVTFDFGGTLGFQEIEGVHNRGDFDLTQHQTFSSKKLEYFDQVGNKRYVPYVIETSVGADRVTLAALVNAYREEAVEGEAEGRVVLGLNPAIAPIKAAIFPLTKKDGQPEMAQAIMKELRGSFTVDYDESGSIGKRYRRQDEVGTPFCITVDGQSTGDQTVTVRNRDTLAQDRVDASQLKAYLQAKLG